A genome region from Rhodopseudomonas boonkerdii includes the following:
- a CDS encoding YebC/PmpR family DNA-binding transcriptional regulator, with amino-acid sequence MAGHSQFKNIMHRKGRQDAQRSKLFSKLAREITVAAKLGTPDPAMNPRLRSAVLAARAENMPKDNIERAIKKAAGNDGENYDEIRYEGYGPGGVAVIVQALTDNRNRAASDIRSYFTKSGGNMGETGSVSFMFDRVGIIEYPADKASADDMLEAAIEAGADDVVSSESGHEIYASADGFHEVSKALEAKFGEASKAELTWKPQNTIAVDDETGEKLLKLVDLLNDHDDVQQVYSNFEISEALMAKLGG; translated from the coding sequence ATGGCCGGACATTCCCAATTCAAGAACATCATGCACCGCAAGGGCCGTCAGGACGCCCAGAGGTCCAAGCTGTTCTCCAAGCTGGCCCGCGAAATTACCGTGGCGGCCAAGCTGGGAACGCCGGATCCGGCAATGAATCCGCGCCTGCGCTCCGCGGTGCTGGCGGCGCGCGCGGAGAACATGCCAAAGGACAATATCGAGCGCGCCATCAAGAAGGCCGCGGGCAACGATGGCGAGAACTACGATGAAATCCGTTACGAGGGGTACGGCCCCGGTGGCGTCGCCGTCATCGTCCAGGCGCTGACCGACAATCGCAACCGCGCCGCCTCGGACATCCGCTCCTATTTCACCAAGTCGGGCGGCAATATGGGGGAAACCGGTTCGGTGTCCTTCATGTTCGATCGGGTCGGCATCATCGAATATCCCGCCGACAAGGCATCGGCCGATGACATGCTCGAAGCGGCCATCGAGGCCGGCGCTGACGATGTGGTGTCGAGCGAGAGCGGCCACGAAATCTATGCCTCGGCCGACGGTTTCCACGAAGTCTCGAAGGCGCTGGAAGCGAAGTTCGGCGAAGCCAGCAAGGCGGAACTGACCTGGAAGCCTCAGAACACCATCGCCGTCGATGACGAGACCGGCGAAAAGCTGCTCAAGCTCGTCGACCTGCTCAACGATCACGACGACGTGCAGCAGGTCTATTCGAACTTCGAAATCTCCGAAGCCCTGATGGCGAAGCTGGGCGGCTGA
- the ppk2 gene encoding polyphosphate kinase 2, whose translation MNELSPDNAKAMHDRVREEMLDSYDEEMELELDEDRIDQMADELAGQKLTSSVDRRTYFKELFRLQGELVKLQSWVQHEKLKVVVIFEGRDSAGKGGVIKRITQRLNPRICRVAALPAPNERERTQWYFQRYVSHLPAGGEMVLFDRSWYNRAGVERVMGFCTEDDVQEFFRSVPEFERMLVRSGIILIKYWFSITDEAQHLRFAMRIADPLKQWKLSPMDVQARARWEAYTKAKEAMLEHTHIPEAPWHVVQAVDKKKARLNCIAHLLAQIPYKDLPYEPVALPERVRNPDYFRAPVPAEMYVPEKY comes from the coding sequence ATGAACGAACTCTCCCCCGACAATGCAAAAGCCATGCATGACCGCGTGCGTGAGGAGATGCTCGACAGCTACGACGAGGAAATGGAACTCGAACTCGACGAAGACCGCATCGACCAGATGGCCGATGAGCTGGCCGGCCAGAAGCTGACCTCATCGGTCGACCGCCGCACCTATTTCAAGGAACTGTTCCGCCTGCAGGGCGAGCTGGTGAAGCTGCAGAGCTGGGTGCAGCACGAGAAGCTGAAGGTCGTGGTGATCTTCGAGGGCCGCGACAGCGCCGGCAAGGGCGGCGTCATCAAGCGCATCACCCAGCGGCTCAATCCGCGCATCTGCCGCGTCGCCGCCCTGCCCGCGCCGAACGAGCGCGAGCGCACCCAATGGTACTTCCAGCGTTACGTGTCGCATCTGCCGGCCGGCGGCGAAATGGTGCTGTTCGACCGCTCCTGGTACAACCGCGCCGGCGTCGAGCGCGTGATGGGCTTCTGCACCGAGGACGACGTGCAGGAATTCTTCCGCTCGGTGCCCGAATTCGAACGCATGCTGGTGCGCTCGGGCATCATCCTGATCAAATACTGGTTCTCGATCACCGACGAGGCGCAGCATCTGCGCTTTGCCATGCGCATCGCCGATCCCCTGAAGCAGTGGAAGCTCTCCCCGATGGACGTGCAGGCCCGCGCGCGCTGGGAGGCCTATACCAAGGCCAAGGAAGCGATGCTCGAACATACGCATATTCCGGAAGCGCCGTGGCATGTGGTGCAGGCCGTCGACAAGAAGAAGGCCCGCCTGAACTGCATCGCGCACCTGCTCGCGCAAATCCCGTACAAGGATCTGCCCTATGAGCCGGTGGCGCTGCCGGAACGCGTGCGCAACCCCGACTATTTCCGCGCCCCCGTGCCTGCGGAGATGTATGTGCCTGAGAAGTATTAA
- a CDS encoding methyl-accepting chemotaxis protein → MAIQLFRKRLAETAVPVIDAEKPAPHAQPPLPEPDPARDILELLELELGGLVRQLEKAAGAVAGGAESTAATLAAIRTRTDALTDRSTGALATAATFSHAADKFTHSAQAIGAQVRDAGQLADAAGAAAHEASLNVDRLRESSAAIGQVLDLIAQIARQTTMLALNATIEAARAGAAGRGFAVVATEVKALAVQTQGATEEIKRKVDTLQRDAANSVEAVQRISAAIAAIRPVFSHVNEAVAEQNTTTGEMASNAAAASQFIAAVGDSAQKIDAAARTATEHGADVAQAGAAVTLFASKLKSRCAVLLKQDAASEEQRKRERLPCHLDIVLDTGGGQLRAPVYEIAMDGVLIGGPDAARLPLHAVLSAELGEIGACRLRIDARGNSGAQARFVAPDAHLVSRIEDRLWAIHDENTEFVTRALDAGAALNKIFADGVASGAITIDDMFDETYVEIAGSNPVQYRTRMLPWAERALPEFQDAFLARDSRMAFCVMIDRNGYLPVHNGIYSKPQRPGDVAWNTANCRNRRIFNDTAGLAAGRNTRAYLIQSYARDMGNGTTVMMREIDVPVRVQGRHWGGFRTAYKL, encoded by the coding sequence ATGGCGATCCAACTGTTTCGCAAGCGGCTGGCCGAGACGGCCGTGCCGGTGATCGACGCTGAAAAACCTGCCCCTCATGCCCAGCCGCCGCTTCCCGAACCCGACCCTGCCCGCGACATCCTGGAGTTGCTGGAGCTCGAACTCGGCGGCCTCGTCCGCCAGCTGGAGAAGGCCGCAGGCGCGGTGGCGGGAGGCGCCGAATCGACCGCGGCAACCCTCGCCGCGATCCGCACCCGCACCGATGCGTTGACAGACCGCAGCACCGGCGCGCTGGCGACCGCCGCAACCTTCTCCCATGCCGCCGACAAGTTCACCCATTCGGCCCAGGCCATCGGCGCACAGGTGCGCGATGCCGGCCAGCTGGCGGACGCGGCCGGCGCTGCCGCCCATGAGGCCAGCCTGAATGTGGACCGGCTGCGGGAATCCTCCGCGGCCATCGGCCAGGTGCTGGACCTGATCGCCCAGATCGCGCGGCAGACCACCATGCTGGCCCTGAACGCGACCATCGAGGCCGCACGGGCCGGCGCCGCAGGGCGCGGCTTTGCCGTGGTCGCGACGGAAGTGAAGGCGCTGGCGGTGCAGACCCAGGGGGCCACCGAAGAGATCAAGCGCAAGGTCGACACGCTGCAGCGCGACGCCGCGAATTCAGTCGAGGCGGTGCAGCGGATCTCCGCGGCGATCGCGGCGATCCGCCCGGTGTTCTCCCATGTGAATGAGGCCGTGGCCGAGCAGAATACGACCACCGGCGAGATGGCGAGCAACGCAGCCGCCGCGTCGCAATTCATCGCCGCGGTCGGCGACAGCGCGCAGAAAATCGATGCCGCGGCCAGGACGGCGACGGAACATGGCGCGGACGTCGCGCAGGCCGGCGCCGCGGTGACGCTGTTTGCCTCGAAACTGAAATCGCGCTGCGCGGTGCTGCTGAAGCAGGACGCCGCGAGCGAGGAACAGCGCAAGCGCGAACGCCTGCCCTGCCATCTGGATATCGTGCTGGACACGGGCGGCGGACAGCTGCGCGCGCCGGTCTATGAGATCGCCATGGATGGCGTGCTGATCGGCGGGCCGGATGCGGCGCGGCTGCCGCTGCACGCGGTGCTGTCCGCGGAGCTCGGCGAGATCGGCGCATGCCGGCTGCGCATCGACGCGCGTGGCAACAGCGGCGCACAGGCCCGCTTCGTAGCGCCGGATGCACATCTTGTCAGCCGCATCGAGGACCGGCTCTGGGCGATCCACGACGAGAACACCGAATTCGTGACGCGGGCGCTCGACGCAGGCGCGGCGCTCAACAAGATCTTCGCCGACGGCGTCGCATCGGGCGCGATCACCATCGACGACATGTTCGACGAGACCTATGTGGAGATCGCCGGCAGCAATCCCGTGCAGTACCGCACGCGGATGCTGCCCTGGGCTGAGCGCGCGCTGCCGGAATTCCAGGACGCGTTTCTCGCCCGGGATTCGCGCATGGCATTCTGCGTCATGATCGACCGCAACGGCTATCTGCCGGTGCATAACGGCATCTATTCGAAGCCGCAGCGCCCCGGCGACGTCGCCTGGAACACCGCCAATTGCCGCAACCGCCGCATTTTCAACGATACGGCGGGCCTCGCCGCCGGACGCAACACCCGCGCCTATCTGATCCAGAGCTATGCCCGCGACATGGGCAATGGCACCACCGTGATGATGCGCGAGATCGACGTCCCCGTGCGCGTGCAGGGACGGCATTGGGGCGGATTCCGGACGGCGTATAAGCTGTGA